In Pseudomonas lalkuanensis, the following are encoded in one genomic region:
- a CDS encoding GNAT family N-acetyltransferase — translation MLEGQTIELRAWRDEDVPTLVALRNDLELQNLLMAQARPNSVEKVRRWLIDKSGSEDVLFFIIGARDGGHCLGYLQLYNQRPFHGTAELGICLAPDAQGRGAGREALILVEDYARRIFSIRKIVLHVLADNPATGFYRRVGYREVGCLQAHARIDGAYRDVLIMERLLLP, via the coding sequence ATGCTGGAAGGACAGACAATCGAATTGAGAGCCTGGCGGGACGAAGACGTGCCCACCCTCGTTGCACTGCGCAATGATCTGGAGCTGCAGAACCTGCTGATGGCCCAGGCACGTCCGAACTCGGTCGAGAAGGTGCGTCGCTGGCTCATCGACAAGAGTGGCAGCGAAGATGTGCTGTTTTTCATCATTGGTGCCCGTGACGGCGGACACTGCCTTGGCTACTTGCAGCTGTACAACCAGCGCCCTTTCCACGGGACGGCTGAGCTCGGCATCTGCCTGGCGCCGGACGCACAGGGCAGGGGAGCAGGGCGGGAAGCCCTGATTCTGGTCGAAGACTACGCCCGCCGGATTTTCTCCATCCGCAAGATTGTCCTCCACGTGCTGGCGGACAATCCGGCCACCGGTTTCTACCGGCGTGTCGGCTACCGCGAGGTGGGTTGCCTGCAAGCGCATGCCCGCATCGATGGGGCCTACCGCGATGTATTGATCATGGAGAGGCTGTTGCTGCCATGA
- a CDS encoding class I SAM-dependent methyltransferase yields MTRTLCQVCAGADLKMLYEMDSGLALTSLGKTYPASTRVWACQACAHLQTDEMEQVDRYYAEQYNILADSEEEDQIYEVRGGRPLYRTEHQLAVLLEKVPLESGARVLDYGCAKSSTMQALLKHRADLQVHLFDVSDAYRRFWSAFLPEQRWSTFEPKSEWAGSFDLVTSFFALEHIVQPIQALQRIRALVRPGGHFYCVVPNVATNIADFIVVDHVNHFTESSLGYLLQQAGFEIECIDADSHRGAFVILARRPQSGLAEPSLDGGVVARNLVELERIASFWQGAADKIMSYVDGLPEDACCAVYGAGFYGSFIAACLGGAERISCFVDQNPFLRGRQLFGRPIVAPAELDENVDTILVGLNPAHARQIIADIPALQGRSLRQFYL; encoded by the coding sequence ATGACTCGGACACTGTGCCAGGTATGCGCTGGCGCCGATCTGAAGATGCTCTATGAGATGGACTCCGGACTGGCGCTGACCTCGTTGGGTAAGACCTATCCGGCCTCGACCCGGGTATGGGCCTGCCAGGCCTGCGCGCATCTGCAGACCGATGAGATGGAGCAGGTCGACCGCTATTACGCCGAGCAGTACAACATCCTTGCTGACAGCGAGGAAGAAGATCAGATCTACGAAGTGCGCGGGGGGCGTCCGCTGTATCGCACCGAGCACCAGCTTGCGGTATTGCTGGAGAAGGTCCCACTGGAATCGGGTGCACGAGTGCTCGACTACGGCTGCGCCAAGAGTTCGACCATGCAGGCACTGCTAAAGCACAGGGCCGACCTGCAGGTGCATCTGTTCGATGTCAGTGATGCCTACCGGCGATTCTGGTCCGCTTTCCTTCCGGAACAGCGTTGGTCGACCTTCGAGCCGAAGTCGGAATGGGCTGGAAGCTTCGACCTGGTGACATCGTTCTTCGCTCTCGAGCACATCGTCCAGCCGATCCAGGCGTTGCAACGCATTCGCGCGCTGGTACGGCCCGGTGGCCACTTCTATTGTGTGGTCCCTAACGTGGCGACGAACATCGCCGATTTCATCGTGGTCGATCATGTCAACCATTTCACCGAAAGCTCGCTGGGCTACCTGTTGCAGCAGGCCGGCTTCGAAATCGAGTGCATCGATGCCGACTCGCATCGTGGCGCGTTCGTGATCCTGGCCCGTCGCCCGCAGAGTGGGCTGGCCGAACCGTCGTTGGATGGGGGCGTAGTGGCGCGAAACCTGGTGGAGCTGGAGCGCATTGCGTCCTTTTGGCAGGGGGCGGCGGACAAGATCATGTCCTACGTCGATGGATTGCCAGAAGATGCCTGTTGCGCCGTATATGGCGCCGGCTTCTATGGCTCCTTCATTGCGGCCTGCCTTGGCGGTGCCGAGCGCATCTCCTGCTTCGTCGACCAGAACCCGTTCCTCCGGGGACGGCAATTGTTCGGCAGGCCGATCGTGGCTCCGGCCGAGCTGGACGAAAACGTCGACACGATCCTGGTGGGCCTCAATCCGGCCCACGCGCGGCAGATCATCGCCGACATCCCTGCGTTGCAGGGGCGCTCATTGCGTCAGTTCTACCTCTGA